A region from the Diadema setosum chromosome 13, eeDiaSeto1, whole genome shotgun sequence genome encodes:
- the LOC140236401 gene encoding uncharacterized protein produces MESPSTSAIPNDTKMSQKITSRRKKSRPVKYMQDYILTESSEELLPSSSDGLPESHSPFSQSSQNQLTEGHHFPANNNAAPVEVQESLTLMPNDPSANEMSDMIQRRVTSIRESSLLKASSCKRVKLDEETSPEPQPVKVQEAETTFSSLLHNFASQVNSRVEVCERKSPFKERSPHPDALWPSKSNQEILPDRECSGAHGDIRQSENHTVRGGRQEMSFSGLLQNFVSCVNDTSIQGSSAHHPKLMSMLTSGHKRSSENTDVNNATSTMTNFTSRGETQQSFAGLLHDFASVVDKGVHMNNSVLHRQQQRKSSISLLDILHEKISKEVLEASPSHQQTFPSENQCNETFDDVELPHLTSSAVTEDKNSSNTGVESTKASVVVKSELVDDLHPNYHQWSHIQNVLPPIDDSEEDAAQQRKQQSVSSSFSAPIKQEILEEIHEELHDAADTSPSNRAHCLSECTADYEKMHFPQSQCMRVIKQEFTDDHEKRELDISSQNINCNSGDGLNTCIDTRESPLSSVDETQNSHDFQTADSQKAKHTGNEVGNRQSNQAGLVSHLLNTGDSSHWKAKNKGSFADFLHDITSSVLDKSLVGNEGQESFPGLLTIKQEPSISDEDPQSSSYRKCHPSGDQSGTSSTSESMSTQLDSKDVSSSPKKRVPLCVSRIMTDTLQSTSDKSQGSGIRHQKLKEISYAESSPSTSSEDAESKIEHPSNLAKTKVKALHSLSPHSKRSSLMKHRWKLGSHVKFGQKIKQAWVKRRDDLHRRTEVSNQHSMEHQGRSDVQASVSGTERLSSESDRMSFTDILQKLAKKCQGSGEDSFVRLKYPGQQHSQGPLGSASPQLEPLLCDKKQPDAAHGMPSTQSNPSSANLRNLLLQERSLGQLHLAKVSTSETPSTSVQSHNVSFANLMQDMATTVTKKKGISSITQTAYEDLTSVTPPSPWIKSMSENWLRFLILSPDENPKVTISVSVNLWNKIHEVKIHCHHMEVPVNHWIFRRFGKRIHTKAALQGVLQAICNGCSVCEGTTRSDLVQMYRNKLASTSRWQAAALLEDSFGSAAIRSSQCELLVSGLRRSREKRCSKCSKFVDRKLKAVMYHLRKKLGLS; encoded by the coding sequence ATGGAGAGCCCAAGCACTTCTGCAATACCTAATGATACCAAGATGTCGCAAAAGATAACGTCGCGAAGGAAGAAAAGTCGCCCTGTGAAATATATGCAGGATTATATTCTAACTGAGTCTTCGGAAGAGTTACTTCCTAGTTCATCTGATGGTTTGCCTGAATCTCATTCTCCGTTTTCCCAGAGCAGTCAAAATCAGCTAACTGAAGGTCACCACTTTCCAGCTAATAACAATGCAGCCCCAGTGGAGGTACAAGAGAGTCTTACACTCATGCCAAATGATCCAAGTGCAAATGAAATGTCagacatgattcaaagaagagTTACATCAATCAGAGAGTCCAGCCTTCTTAAAGCTAGCAGCTGCAAGAGAGTGAAGCTTGATGAAGAAACTTCTCCAGAACCTCAACCTGTCAAAGTTCAAGAAGCGGAAACCACATTCTCCAGTCTTCTTCATAACTTTGCTTCACAGGTGAATAGTCGGGTTGAAGTATGTGAGCGCAAGTCACCATTCAAGGAGAGATCACCTCATCCTGATGCCTTGTGGCCTTCAAAGAGTAATCAAGAAATTCTTCCTGATAGGGAGTGCAGTGGAGCCCATGGAGATATTCGACAGTCTGAGAACCACACTGTGAGGGGAGGCAGACAGGAAATGTCATTCTCTGGTTTGCTCCAAAACTTTGTGTCCTGTGTAAATGACACCTCCATCCAAGGGTCATCAGCGCATCATCCAAAGTTAATGTCAATGTTGACTTCAGGACATAAACGTAGCAGTGAAAACACTGATGTAAACAATGCTACTTCCACAATGACAAACTTCACTTCACGTGGGGAGACACAACAATCTTTTGCTGGTCTGCTGCATGATTTTGCATCTGTTGTTGACAAGGGTGTACACATGAATAACAGTGTTTTACACCGGCAGCAGCAAAGAAAGTCATCTATATCCCTCCTTGATATTCTTCatgaaaaaatttcaaaagaaGTGTTAGAGGCTTCACCGTCCCACCAGCAAACCTTCCCATCTGAAAACCAATGCAATGAAACATTTGATGATGTTGAGTTACCACATCTCACCAGCTCAGCAGTCACAGAAGACAAGAACTCTTCCAATACCGGAGTTGAATCGACAAAAGCGAGTGTAGTTGTTAAGTCTGAATTAGTGGATGATTTGCACCCAAATTATCACCAGTGGAGCCATATCCAGAATGTCTTGCCTCCAATTGATGACTCAGAAGAAGATGCTGCTCAGCAGAGAAAGCAACAGAGTGTGTCTTCTAGCTTTAGTGCTCCAATCAAGCAAGAAATTCTGGAAGAGATCCATGAGGAGCTACATGATGCTGCAGATACTTCACCAAGTAACCGTGCCCATTGTCTTTCAGAATGCACAGCAGACTATgaaaaaatgcactttccccAGTCACAATGTATGCGAGTGATTAAGCAGGAATTTACTGATGATCATGAGAAAAGGGAACTTGATATTTCGAGTCAAAATATCAACTGCAACTCTGGAGATGGGCTTAATACTTGTATTGATACCAGAGAGAGTCCATTGTCATCTGTGGACGAAACACAAAATTCACATGATTTCCAAACTGCTGATTCTCAGAAAGCAAAACACACAGGCAATGAAGTTGGAAACAGGCAATCAAACCAAGCAGGCTTAGTTTCTCATCTTCTTAATACTGGAGATTCCTCCCACTggaaagcaaaaaataaagggtCTTTTGCAGATTTTCTGCATGACATAACTTCCTCAGTGTTGGATAAAAGCCTAGTTGGAAATGAGGGCCAAGAATCATTTCCAGGGCTATTAACAATCAAACAAGAACCTAGTATCAGTGATGAAGATCCACAGAGTAGCTCCTATCGGAAATGTCATCCATCAGGAGATCAGTCTGGTACTAGCTCAACTTCAGAATCAATGTCAACCCAGTTGGACAGCAAGGATGTCAGTAGTTCACCAAAGAAGAGAGTTCCTCTCTGTGTTTCGCGGATCATGACTGATACTTTGCAATCAACTTCTGATAAATCTCAAGGAAGTGGAATACGACATcagaaattgaaagaaatatcTTATGCTGAATCATCTCCCAGCACATCTTCAGAGGATGCAGAAAGCAAGATCGAGCATCCCAGCAACCTTGCAAAGACCAAAGTGAAGGCACTGCATAGCTTATCTCCTCACTCCAAACGATCTTCCCTAATGAAGCACAGATGGAAATTGGGGTCACATGTTAAATTTGGACAAAAGATCAAGCAAGCATGGGTAAAgaggagggatgacttgcacaGGCGTACAGAAGTATCAAATCAGCACTCTATGGAACACCAAGGAAGAAGTGATGTCCAGGCTAGTGTATCTGGTACTGAAAGACTTAGTTCAGAATCTGACAGAATGTCGTTCACTGACATCTTGCAGAAACTTGCCAAAAAATGCCAAGGGAGTGGTGAAGATTCTTTTGTTAGACTAAAGTATCCTGGCCAACAACATAGTCAAGGTCCTCTTGGTTCAGCTTCTCCACAGCTTGAACCCCTTTTATGTGATAAGAAACAACCGGATGCAGCTCATGGAATGCCGTCAACTCAATCTAACCCAAGCTCTGCAAATTTGAGGAATCTGCTGCTGCAAGAGCGCTCACTTGGCCAACTTCATCTGGCTAAAGTTTCTACCTCAGAAACACCCTCTACTTCTGTGCAATCTCACAATGTATCATTTGCTAACCTGATGCAGGATATGGCAACTACTGTCACCAAGAAGAAAGGCATATCTTCTATTACACAGACAGCATATGAAGACTTGACAAGTGTGACCCCACCCTCACCTTGGATAAAATCCATGTCTGAGAACTGGCTAAGGTTTCTTATCCTTAGTCCAGATGAGAACCCAAAAGTGACTATTTCAGTTTCTGTGAATCTTTGGAACAAAATCCATGAGGTTAAAATTCACTGCCACCACATGGAGGTTCCTGTAAATCACTGGATCTTTCGGCGTTTTGGAAAGCGCATTCATACCAAGGCAGCACTCCAAGGTGTGCTGCAGGCCATCTGCAATGGCTGTTCAGTATGTGAAGGGACAACTCGAAGTGACCTTGTCCAGATGTACCGCAACAAATTGGCTTCGACTTCCAGGTGGCAGGCAGCTGCCCTATTAGAAGACAGCTTTGGCTCAGCTGCCATCCGCTCAAGTCAGTGTGAACTCCTTGTATCTGGCTTGAGACGTTCCAGGGAAAAGCGATGCTCAAAATGCTCCAAGTTTGTGGATCGGAAGCTGAAAGCTGTGATGTACCATTTGCGGAAGAAACTAGGTctaagttaa